One genomic segment of Cerasicoccus sp. TK19100 includes these proteins:
- a CDS encoding heavy metal translocating P-type ATPase — translation MADDLPNSCCHTDASPGVTEDERAWTMTWLKVGVAAVMAGQGMIFGLGLNTSETPLTQEQPIYWVLHMGLLISALVVIALLAPPLLQNAWQAMREKRITVEALFLISALGALGASLTATLTGEGSVYYEVVAIVLAIYTVGKTLGSRSRERALDAVRELRDAFDFAYLQTCCGQRRRVPVAELANDSEVSVAPGEPVPVDGVIRSGVGDITDTAVTGELAPTRRQPGDQVWAGSYSVDGTFVIEPRALTGERRIDAVLEAVEQARLKPSELQLQADRLMRWFVPSVIAIAAVTFLAWAMIGPWTTALFNAMAVLLVACPCALGLATPIAVWSQLLQFSRLGLTVRTGDFGDQLAQADRIVFDKTGTLSFESLRVEDMEVAPSFASQSNELLAAVRAVESLSPHPVARALAQIEVEAIDIEPLEVTQHPGHGVEAVVRLLSGREARLRIGSRDFVEQSLSGNVLTRTRTLGSKREVLASLDGEFAAAFDLSEQLRPDLEPALRALQEQGVTLSILTGDPKPAQRELAGVAVECGLTPADKLDRVTAWQASGERVVFVGDGLNDAAAMSHADASIAMGQGADLSRAASPAVLMGDSLMPIARGLTLSRKVRRAVRGNLLFAGAYNFLGMGLAAGGILHPVVAALLMLFSSVGVSVRAARSARMETPQGGTGVAQ, via the coding sequence ATGGCCGACGATTTGCCCAACAGCTGTTGCCATACCGATGCCTCGCCCGGGGTGACGGAGGATGAGCGCGCCTGGACGATGACGTGGCTCAAGGTCGGCGTTGCCGCCGTGATGGCCGGGCAGGGGATGATCTTTGGCCTCGGCCTGAACACCTCGGAGACGCCGCTCACGCAGGAGCAGCCGATCTATTGGGTGCTGCACATGGGGCTGCTGATCTCGGCGCTGGTTGTGATCGCGCTGCTCGCACCGCCGCTCTTGCAGAACGCGTGGCAGGCCATGCGCGAAAAGCGCATCACCGTAGAGGCCTTGTTTTTAATCAGTGCGCTAGGGGCGCTCGGGGCCTCGCTGACGGCGACACTGACCGGCGAAGGCTCGGTCTATTATGAAGTCGTCGCCATCGTGCTCGCGATTTACACCGTCGGTAAAACGCTCGGCTCGCGTTCCCGCGAGCGTGCCTTGGACGCCGTTCGCGAGCTGCGTGACGCGTTTGACTTTGCGTATTTGCAAACCTGCTGTGGGCAGCGTCGCCGCGTGCCCGTGGCCGAGCTGGCCAATGACTCCGAGGTGTCCGTTGCGCCCGGCGAGCCGGTGCCGGTCGATGGCGTGATCCGCTCCGGGGTGGGGGACATTACCGACACCGCCGTGACGGGAGAACTCGCGCCAACGCGCCGACAACCGGGTGATCAGGTCTGGGCCGGTTCGTATTCGGTGGACGGCACATTCGTGATCGAGCCGCGCGCACTGACCGGTGAGCGGCGGATCGACGCCGTGCTCGAAGCCGTGGAGCAGGCGCGCCTCAAGCCATCCGAATTGCAGCTGCAGGCCGATCGCTTGATGCGTTGGTTTGTGCCGAGTGTGATTGCGATTGCGGCTGTGACTTTTCTGGCGTGGGCCATGATCGGCCCATGGACGACGGCTCTCTTTAACGCGATGGCCGTGCTGCTGGTGGCCTGCCCGTGCGCGCTGGGGCTGGCGACACCCATTGCGGTGTGGAGCCAGTTGCTACAGTTTTCCCGCTTGGGCTTGACGGTGCGGACCGGCGATTTTGGCGACCAACTGGCGCAGGCGGATCGCATTGTCTTTGATAAAACAGGCACGCTCAGCTTTGAGTCCCTGCGCGTGGAAGACATGGAGGTCGCACCAAGCTTTGCATCGCAAAGTAATGAGCTGCTTGCCGCAGTCCGCGCCGTAGAGAGCCTGAGTCCGCATCCCGTAGCGCGCGCCTTGGCGCAGATCGAAGTCGAGGCAATCGACATCGAGCCGCTGGAGGTCACGCAGCATCCGGGCCATGGCGTCGAAGCCGTGGTGCGTTTGCTTTCCGGTCGCGAAGCAAGGCTCCGCATCGGCAGTCGGGACTTTGTTGAGCAAAGTTTATCCGGCAATGTGCTGACCCGCACGCGCACGCTGGGGAGCAAACGCGAAGTGCTGGCCAGCCTGGATGGCGAGTTCGCTGCTGCCTTTGATCTAAGTGAGCAACTGCGTCCCGACCTCGAGCCCGCTTTGCGCGCCTTGCAAGAGCAGGGCGTGACGCTGTCGATTCTAACCGGTGACCCGAAGCCCGCGCAACGCGAGCTCGCGGGCGTGGCGGTGGAGTGCGGGCTGACGCCGGCCGATAAATTGGATCGCGTAACCGCCTGGCAGGCCAGTGGCGAGCGTGTGGTCTTCGTCGGTGACGGCCTGAACGACGCGGCTGCGATGAGCCATGCCGATGCATCAATCGCCATGGGGCAGGGGGCTGACTTGAGCCGCGCGGCATCGCCCGCCGTGCTGATGGGCGACTCGCTGATGCCGATTGCACGCGGGTTAACTTTGTCTCGCAAAGTTCGCCGCGCGGTGCGGGGTAACCTGCTCTTTGCTGGCGCGTATAATTTCCTGGGAATGGGGCTGGCCGCGGGCGGGATTTTGCACCCGGTGGTGGCCGCGCTGTTGATGTTGTTTTCGAGCGTGGGTGTCTCGGTTCGCGCGGCCAGAAGCGCACGCATGGAGACCCCACAGGGCGGGACGGGCGTCGCACAATAG
- the sthA gene encoding Si-specific NAD(P)(+) transhydrogenase has protein sequence MKHYDLIVIGSGPAGEKAAVKAAYHGKSVAVVEKESMLGGAGTNTGTLPSKTLKETALYYSGRNESGLWGVDKELKHAANAEDFFFRKNEVQDSQELGIEKNFLLHNIDVYKGKGSVITPNRVQVFGEDDALIEADNILIATGSYPFHPPGIPFDGKFVHDSDTILNIKGIPKSMVIVGAGVIGCEYATIFGIMGVKVKLVNSHPDILSFLDPEIRDLLVESMKTDNIEFIFNQRIDEVTILPDEHEFNVHAKLSDGDPIQADMFLYAAGRSGQCAGIGLEEVGVEIGQRGNIVVDKEYRTAVPSIYAVGDVIGFPALASTGMDQGRVVVSHMFGFADQLQLTEHFPYGIYTIPEVSVYGLTEAEAKDKGHEVVIGRARYVDMPRGKIMGVKKGVLKLVADRETQVILGVHIFGKIATELVHYGMALVDNKATLEVVINRVYNMPTLHELYKYAGYNALIEGHYLDAPAGH, from the coding sequence ATGAAGCACTATGACTTGATTGTGATCGGATCGGGCCCCGCTGGGGAAAAAGCCGCGGTGAAAGCCGCCTACCACGGCAAGAGCGTTGCAGTGGTCGAAAAAGAGTCCATGCTGGGAGGCGCGGGCACGAATACCGGCACGCTGCCCTCCAAGACCTTGAAGGAGACGGCTTTGTATTACTCCGGCCGCAATGAAAGCGGGTTGTGGGGCGTCGATAAGGAGCTAAAGCACGCCGCCAATGCCGAGGATTTTTTCTTCCGCAAGAACGAGGTGCAGGACTCGCAGGAGCTCGGCATTGAGAAGAATTTTCTGCTCCACAATATCGATGTTTACAAGGGCAAGGGCTCGGTGATTACGCCAAACCGCGTCCAAGTCTTCGGCGAGGACGATGCGCTGATCGAGGCCGACAATATCCTGATCGCGACTGGCTCTTACCCGTTCCACCCGCCGGGCATCCCATTTGACGGTAAGTTCGTGCACGACTCGGACACGATTCTGAACATTAAAGGCATCCCGAAGTCGATGGTCATTGTTGGAGCCGGCGTTATTGGCTGCGAATACGCGACGATTTTTGGCATCATGGGCGTCAAGGTGAAGCTGGTGAACAGCCACCCGGACATCCTGAGCTTCCTCGACCCGGAAATTCGCGACCTGCTCGTCGAAAGCATGAAGACGGATAACATCGAGTTCATCTTCAACCAGCGCATTGACGAGGTGACGATTTTGCCGGATGAGCACGAATTTAACGTCCACGCCAAGCTTTCAGATGGTGATCCAATCCAGGCGGACATGTTCCTCTACGCGGCTGGTCGCTCCGGTCAATGCGCGGGTATCGGCCTGGAAGAGGTCGGTGTGGAAATTGGCCAGCGCGGCAATATTGTCGTCGATAAAGAGTACCGCACCGCCGTGCCGAGCATTTACGCCGTGGGCGACGTGATCGGCTTCCCCGCACTCGCCAGCACAGGCATGGACCAGGGCCGTGTAGTCGTGTCCCATATGTTTGGCTTCGCGGACCAGCTTCAGCTCACCGAGCACTTCCCGTATGGTATTTACACGATACCTGAAGTAAGTGTTTACGGTCTGACCGAAGCGGAGGCTAAGGACAAAGGCCACGAAGTCGTCATCGGCCGCGCTCGCTACGTGGACATGCCCCGCGGCAAAATCATGGGTGTGAAAAAAGGCGTCTTGAAGCTCGTCGCCGACCGCGAAACTCAGGTCATTCTCGGCGTGCATATTTTCGGCAAAATTGCGACAGAACTAGTCCACTACGGCATGGCCTTGGTCGATAACAAAGCCACGCTGGAGGTGGTCATTAACCGCGTTTACAACATGCCAACTCTCCACGAGCTCTACAAATACGCGGGCTACAACGCACTCATCGAGGGCCACTACCTCGACGCCCCAGCCGGCCACTAA
- a CDS encoding PEP-CTERM sorting domain-containing protein (PEP-CTERM proteins occur, often in large numbers, in the proteomes of bacteria that also encode an exosortase, a predicted intramembrane cysteine proteinase. The presence of a PEP-CTERM domain at a protein's C-terminus predicts cleavage within the sorting domain, followed by covalent anchoring to some some component of the (usually Gram-negative) cell surface. Many PEP-CTERM proteins exhibit an unusual sequence composition that includes large numbers of potential glycosylation sites. Expression of one such protein has been shown restore the ability of a bacterium to form floc, a type of biofilm.), which translates to MKNYSPLALNRYAVIATGALLLIANVSSAVDLTWNLPGDGNWNTTDLNWDNGGSSVAWSDGNAAIFDGFAASADVTLQNDIVATNLTRTSVNGDQILRLYDFSIDVSQVTIVGTGDIDLFSTLTGDHDFTLTSDNNGGRLNIKTAASYTGDTFLQNNAYFLSDGVSNALPVTTTLNMTTNTTFRMLNVNQELAGLEGRGTIRSSNATLTINTKTGAVNNFNATIQDNMNLVVTGDGSQRLFSTLNYTGTTTVSGGTLILGNNLNNSSAVIVNGGDLQNDAGESITLGSGNFSMSSGSITPGGVGAAGTLNVATNQNFTVTGGTLNFDVGTDMDQILGSGSGIYSIEGATIALSLGAGFDYENSYELIGGFASGTFGDVTVTGYDTANYVANLDNSGGALNLSFAAIPEPSEIALILGGLMGVLAFIKRRR; encoded by the coding sequence ATGAAAAACTACTCACCCCTCGCGTTGAATCGCTACGCAGTTATCGCCACCGGCGCTTTGCTCCTTATTGCCAACGTCAGCTCCGCTGTTGACCTGACTTGGAATCTCCCCGGCGATGGTAACTGGAACACGACCGATTTGAATTGGGACAATGGCGGCTCCAGCGTTGCCTGGTCTGATGGCAACGCCGCCATTTTCGATGGTTTTGCCGCCTCGGCGGATGTGACTTTGCAAAACGACATTGTTGCCACGAACCTCACGCGCACCAGTGTGAATGGTGATCAGATTTTGCGCCTTTATGACTTCTCCATCGATGTGTCGCAGGTGACGATTGTTGGCACGGGTGACATCGACTTGTTCTCCACGCTAACCGGCGATCACGACTTTACGCTGACTTCCGATAACAACGGTGGTCGACTGAACATCAAGACCGCAGCGAGCTACACTGGCGACACCTTCTTGCAAAATAACGCCTATTTCCTGTCCGACGGCGTTAGCAACGCATTGCCCGTGACCACGACTTTGAACATGACGACGAACACCACGTTCCGCATGCTCAATGTCAATCAGGAGCTGGCTGGTTTGGAAGGCCGCGGCACGATTCGCAGCTCGAACGCCACGCTAACTATCAACACCAAGACTGGCGCGGTGAATAATTTCAATGCGACGATTCAGGACAACATGAACCTCGTCGTAACTGGTGATGGCTCACAGCGTCTTTTCAGCACGCTGAACTACACTGGAACCACGACGGTTTCAGGTGGCACGCTCATTCTCGGCAACAACCTAAACAACTCTTCCGCTGTCATCGTAAATGGCGGTGATTTGCAGAACGATGCTGGTGAAAGCATTACACTCGGTTCGGGTAACTTTTCGATGAGCTCTGGCTCGATCACTCCTGGAGGCGTAGGTGCAGCTGGCACGCTCAATGTCGCAACTAATCAAAACTTCACCGTTACCGGTGGCACGCTAAACTTTGATGTGGGCACGGATATGGACCAAATTCTGGGTTCCGGTTCGGGCATCTACAGCATTGAAGGTGCGACCATTGCACTCAGCCTTGGTGCTGGTTTTGACTACGAGAATAGCTACGAGCTGATCGGCGGTTTCGCCAGCGGCACGTTCGGTGATGTAACCGTGACGGGCTATGACACGGCAAACTACGTTGCCAACCTAGACAACTCCGGAGGCGCTTTAAACCTGAGTTTCGCAGCGATTCCAGAACCGTCGGAGATTGCATTGATCCTTGGTGGTCTTATGGGGGTGCTCGCTTTCATCAAGCGTCGTCGCTAA
- a CDS encoding carbohydrate binding domain-containing protein, whose translation MKLLSLFNVAVAASAFAVMTCQAENLLYNGDFEESESNWSLFAPGDASVSGCGWSITLEDPHGGTSAAVLTSPEAVRYGIVNYVKDQVFMPGQRYRVTAWVKAGEDFQPSVSSPGFLLRVTMFATEVGWDNATDGILYLGANDKVMRGKDISVFDGQVMPTEWTKLEAVFEASPDTAKMNVSLFVWEASGSFYVDDVSLELVDDSTPLTASIE comes from the coding sequence ATGAAATTGCTTAGCTTATTCAATGTTGCGGTGGCGGCGTCTGCTTTCGCAGTCATGACCTGTCAGGCTGAGAATTTGCTCTACAATGGTGACTTCGAAGAGAGCGAAAGCAATTGGTCATTATTCGCACCGGGGGATGCCTCCGTTAGTGGTTGTGGATGGTCGATCACCTTGGAAGATCCCCATGGCGGAACTTCGGCGGCTGTCTTGACTTCGCCCGAGGCCGTTCGCTACGGCATTGTGAACTACGTTAAAGACCAAGTGTTCATGCCGGGGCAGCGCTACCGGGTGACTGCCTGGGTTAAGGCCGGTGAAGACTTTCAGCCAAGCGTTAGCTCACCCGGCTTTCTGTTGCGCGTCACGATGTTTGCCACCGAAGTTGGTTGGGACAACGCGACCGACGGTATTCTCTATTTGGGGGCCAATGACAAGGTAATGCGTGGTAAGGACATCAGTGTATTTGATGGCCAGGTGATGCCGACCGAGTGGACGAAATTAGAGGCGGTGTTCGAAGCATCTCCCGATACGGCCAAGATGAATGTCTCGCTGTTCGTTTGGGAAGCCAGTGGAAGCTTTTATGTAGACGATGTGTCGCTTGAGTTGGTGGATGACTCAACACCTCTCACGGCGAGTATCGAATAA
- a CDS encoding LacI family DNA-binding transcriptional regulator — MNTRVTLRDIAEAADVHYSTVSLALRDHPRVSQAVRKKIKELAQKMGYVPDPALSALNAYRKTKLPVHYKSTIAWIDTWGGQYELRDQPTFDDYFTGASERARQLGYTLEEFKLRDSELSPKRLSQILVSRGIVGLLLPPVENPGNPLELDYEQFSTVTFGYSISPHLFHLVTNHQYHSMSLALEELAQLGYQRIGVFLHEYVDSKTDNAYTSSYWRFQQRHPEREHIPACIVPDEQSDRDALVEWIGKHKPDVIISDTDEPTTEMLAMLGLSVPQDIGCAWLSQSGEKDVRAGIDQKGQLIGQTAVDFLVGMLQRGERGVPETPIRMLVEGTWRPGQTLLPQSQLKERRKKGRQS; from the coding sequence ATGAATACACGGGTAACGCTCCGCGATATTGCGGAAGCCGCAGATGTCCACTATAGCACCGTCAGTCTGGCACTTCGCGATCATCCCCGCGTCTCCCAAGCCGTTCGCAAAAAAATCAAAGAGCTGGCGCAGAAAATGGGCTACGTACCGGACCCTGCCCTGTCGGCGCTCAACGCCTATCGCAAAACCAAATTGCCGGTTCACTACAAATCAACGATTGCGTGGATCGACACTTGGGGCGGCCAATATGAACTGCGCGATCAGCCCACGTTCGACGATTACTTCACCGGTGCCTCTGAACGCGCACGGCAGTTGGGCTATACCTTGGAGGAATTCAAACTGCGCGATAGCGAACTAAGCCCCAAACGGCTTTCACAGATATTGGTCAGCCGTGGAATTGTAGGCCTGTTGCTGCCGCCCGTTGAAAACCCCGGCAATCCGCTGGAGCTCGACTACGAGCAATTTTCGACCGTCACATTTGGCTACAGCATCTCACCGCACCTGTTCCACTTGGTGACGAATCACCAATACCACAGCATGAGTCTCGCGCTGGAAGAGCTCGCTCAACTCGGCTATCAGCGAATCGGCGTCTTCCTGCATGAGTATGTGGATAGTAAGACAGACAACGCCTACACCTCCAGCTATTGGCGCTTCCAACAACGCCACCCTGAGCGAGAGCACATCCCAGCCTGTATCGTGCCCGATGAGCAAAGCGACCGCGACGCCCTGGTCGAGTGGATCGGCAAACACAAACCCGATGTCATCATTAGCGATACGGATGAACCCACGACCGAGATGTTAGCGATGCTGGGACTGAGCGTTCCCCAAGACATTGGCTGTGCATGGCTCAGCCAAAGTGGTGAGAAAGACGTCCGCGCCGGCATCGACCAGAAGGGCCAGTTGATCGGGCAAACCGCCGTCGACTTCCTCGTGGGTATGTTGCAGCGCGGCGAGCGCGGCGTTCCGGAAACCCCGATTCGCATGCTCGTGGAAGGCACTTGGCGCCCCGGCCAAACCTTACTACCACAATCGCAGCTCAAAGAGCGGCGCAAAAAAGGCCGGCAAAGCTAA
- a CDS encoding hydroxyacid dehydrogenase encodes MPQESESQTTLLNPIDSANTRRILCALTDDELALFFPKGLRVAGAEIRRFDLESNTEDFRGSILEFEPEVIVSCWNTPLLEEDWRADFPFLRYVCHASGSVRSLLPRSYIEHGLVVTNWGTLVAANVAEHALLLILSGLRRSSEWPSVISGEREWQPSPIVTRTLFGKRVGLHGMGNVAQNLIRLLQPFDVCVFAYSEGAPEKLYGEHGAQRCDSLEALFAQSDILVECEALNEQTQGVVTRAVLEQLPEGALFVNVGRGAVVDEKALASLASEGRLDVALDVYQEDPIEPDSPLHQVADAVLSPHIAGPTSDQFARCGEQALRNLTAYLKGEPLEAVVTLEIYDRAT; translated from the coding sequence ATGCCCCAGGAATCTGAATCGCAGACGACTTTACTTAACCCAATCGACTCGGCCAACACGCGTCGTATTCTCTGTGCATTAACGGATGATGAGCTCGCGCTTTTTTTTCCAAAAGGATTGCGCGTTGCGGGGGCAGAGATTCGTCGATTTGATCTTGAATCCAACACGGAAGATTTCCGCGGCAGCATTCTGGAATTCGAGCCGGAGGTGATTGTCAGCTGCTGGAATACACCGTTGCTCGAAGAAGATTGGCGGGCAGATTTTCCGTTTTTGCGCTACGTTTGCCATGCCAGTGGCTCGGTGCGTAGTCTGTTGCCGCGCTCATACATCGAGCATGGTCTGGTGGTTACGAATTGGGGGACACTGGTCGCGGCAAACGTGGCCGAGCATGCGCTGCTGTTAATTTTATCCGGTCTGCGTCGTTCATCGGAATGGCCCAGCGTGATCTCTGGTGAGCGTGAATGGCAACCTTCGCCGATTGTTACGCGCACACTGTTTGGTAAGCGCGTCGGTTTGCATGGTATGGGCAATGTCGCGCAGAACCTGATTCGTTTGCTGCAACCATTTGACGTGTGCGTTTTTGCCTATTCTGAAGGCGCGCCTGAGAAACTATATGGTGAGCATGGTGCCCAACGTTGCGACAGCTTGGAGGCGCTCTTTGCGCAAAGCGACATCCTGGTGGAGTGCGAGGCGCTCAACGAGCAAACGCAGGGCGTGGTGACCCGGGCAGTGCTTGAGCAATTGCCGGAGGGAGCCTTGTTTGTCAACGTCGGGCGTGGCGCGGTAGTTGATGAAAAAGCGTTAGCCTCGCTGGCTTCGGAAGGCCGTCTCGACGTGGCGTTGGATGTTTACCAGGAAGACCCGATTGAGCCTGATTCGCCGCTCCATCAGGTGGCGGATGCCGTGTTGTCTCCCCATATTGCCGGGCCGACTTCTGATCAATTCGCCCGCTGTGGTGAACAGGCATTACGCAACCTTACCGCCTATCTGAAAGGTGAGCCATTGGAAGCAGTGGTTACCCTTGAAATATACGACCGCGCGACATAA
- a CDS encoding heparinase II/III domain-containing protein — translation MKFGFRIFSCFCFLSLTAWGSSEVGYVTPEAVGESLREHAAQWESAVQSHEPRLFYDNEKWLSIASGIESMAGARADYRERFFAEADRLLKEPVPQYLPPEKVAGTRGDARTLYSAREELWQRDVGNQIYGYAFAVRLRPDNESYRARLHDLVMAATQYQTWGRHDPPMGANADLAAGHIGRGIALAYDWHRDLFSDDERAKIRQTMARRMPNLLRALYGDAYWARGYEENHNHVSVTALAYSGIAFYDEIPSAPIWLAAARLNFINVGRSMAADGSSVEGVSYWTYGMEYILQFIEATRPIIDSETLYDLPFLQNAASYRLMASTSGLGGNLLWGDAVARDWHGPHHILFGLASVYDDPDAAYLAENIAYPLNGGLDQYALQMLWASLAPTPEHAPEQLDHRLTVNDMITTRSGWAEDDYLLSMKAGYTNRNHSHLDAGALTLAFGDDWLLTAPGYGKGGGESNFWQRHGPRWEYFSNATESHATLLINGKNQRFDNDAKAVVTSFLSAPDWSWATADLAGAYNDVSDVQRAVLHHRSEYILVFDYIRAPSPVAVEWLAHFRYEPTASDGGLLINGKKGDLFVRSLVPAEKFSPREPTKEKVDVKMERHLGYAIAQEGSDLSFATLLQPIAKGSAVQPLETKVIASGPDYCQLTVSNGEWTDMVAWQPEKPEQPIMLGAANLQAKAVALRTIDGAVSSLITMGAQQISFAGFEFQSKEPRDFAARLGSDGVWEITAIDDRDEPVVLTDGMRAGQ, via the coding sequence ATGAAATTTGGTTTCCGAATTTTCTCGTGCTTTTGTTTCCTAAGCCTGACTGCTTGGGGCAGTAGCGAGGTAGGATACGTCACCCCTGAAGCGGTGGGGGAGTCATTGCGTGAGCATGCCGCGCAGTGGGAGTCGGCTGTGCAGTCACATGAGCCGCGACTATTTTATGATAATGAAAAATGGTTGTCCATCGCATCCGGCATTGAGTCCATGGCGGGGGCGCGCGCGGATTACCGTGAGCGCTTTTTTGCAGAAGCTGATCGATTGCTGAAGGAGCCCGTCCCGCAGTATTTGCCACCGGAAAAAGTGGCTGGCACCCGTGGCGATGCGCGCACACTTTACAGCGCCCGGGAAGAGCTCTGGCAGCGCGATGTGGGCAACCAAATTTATGGCTACGCCTTTGCCGTGCGCTTACGTCCGGACAACGAAAGTTATCGCGCGCGCCTACACGATCTCGTGATGGCTGCGACGCAATACCAGACTTGGGGGCGGCACGATCCGCCGATGGGGGCGAACGCCGACTTGGCGGCCGGGCACATTGGCCGAGGCATTGCATTGGCCTACGACTGGCACCGCGATTTGTTCTCCGACGACGAGCGGGCGAAGATACGGCAGACGATGGCCCGCCGCATGCCGAATCTGTTGCGCGCGCTTTACGGCGATGCCTATTGGGCGCGTGGTTACGAGGAGAACCATAACCACGTTAGCGTCACAGCGCTGGCTTACAGCGGTATCGCGTTTTATGACGAGATTCCCTCGGCCCCGATTTGGCTGGCGGCAGCGCGCTTGAATTTCATCAACGTCGGTCGTAGCATGGCGGCCGATGGCAGCTCGGTGGAGGGCGTCTCTTACTGGACTTACGGGATGGAATACATCTTGCAGTTCATCGAAGCGACGCGTCCAATCATCGATTCGGAGACGCTTTACGATTTGCCATTTTTGCAGAATGCGGCGAGCTACCGACTGATGGCGTCGACGTCCGGGCTGGGGGGTAACTTACTTTGGGGCGATGCTGTGGCGCGCGATTGGCATGGCCCGCATCACATTCTTTTTGGCCTGGCCTCGGTATACGATGATCCAGACGCGGCCTACCTCGCGGAGAATATCGCTTATCCGCTCAATGGCGGGCTCGACCAGTATGCACTGCAAATGCTTTGGGCCAGCTTGGCACCGACGCCGGAGCACGCACCGGAACAGCTGGACCATCGCCTGACGGTTAACGACATGATAACCACCCGCAGCGGATGGGCCGAAGATGATTACCTGCTCAGCATGAAGGCCGGCTATACGAACCGCAACCACAGCCACCTGGATGCTGGCGCGCTGACGCTGGCCTTCGGGGATGATTGGCTGCTGACCGCGCCGGGCTACGGCAAGGGCGGCGGCGAGAGTAATTTCTGGCAACGTCACGGCCCGCGCTGGGAGTATTTTTCCAACGCCACCGAGTCGCATGCTACGCTTTTGATAAATGGCAAGAACCAGCGTTTCGATAACGACGCCAAGGCGGTGGTGACATCATTTTTATCGGCCCCGGATTGGAGTTGGGCAACGGCGGACCTGGCGGGTGCGTATAATGACGTCAGTGACGTGCAGCGCGCGGTGCTGCACCACCGCAGCGAGTACATCCTTGTGTTCGATTACATCCGTGCGCCTTCACCGGTAGCTGTAGAGTGGCTGGCGCACTTCCGCTATGAGCCGACTGCATCAGATGGCGGGCTACTCATCAATGGCAAGAAAGGTGATTTGTTTGTCCGGTCGCTTGTCCCAGCGGAGAAGTTTTCACCGCGCGAACCAACGAAAGAAAAAGTCGACGTAAAGATGGAACGCCACCTCGGTTATGCCATTGCGCAAGAAGGCAGCGACTTGTCGTTTGCCACGCTGCTTCAACCCATTGCCAAGGGCAGTGCCGTTCAACCGCTCGAAACCAAAGTGATCGCTAGTGGGCCGGACTATTGTCAGCTCACGGTAAGCAATGGCGAGTGGACGGATATGGTTGCGTGGCAACCTGAGAAGCCGGAGCAGCCCATCATGTTGGGTGCTGCAAACCTGCAGGCCAAAGCGGTTGCCTTGCGCACCATCGATGGCGCTGTAAGTTCCCTTATCACCATGGGCGCGCAGCAGATTTCGTTTGCCGGGTTTGAATTCCAATCCAAGGAACCCCGCGACTTTGCCGCCCGGTTGGGCAGTGATGGCGTATGGGAAATTACGGCGATTGATGATCGTGATGAGCCGGTAGTTCTGACCGATGGAATGCGTGCCGGCCAATAG